Within the Mugil cephalus isolate CIBA_MC_2020 chromosome 1, CIBA_Mcephalus_1.1, whole genome shotgun sequence genome, the region TCACTGCAAATGAATAATCAGTTGATCTGTTCTGGAGCACAATGTTGTGCTGAATCAAGTTGGGTCGGTTTCAGAGCCGCAAGTACTCGTAGGCGGGGTTAGAGATGTTACTTTATTAATTACGTATTAACAAATGTAATCAGTAACCTAGTCTAAGTATCACAATGTAAAAGCAGTGTACCTGATTACTTCTAGGTGCCAATAAAAATGAGCGTACAGAAGATAAGTCACCAGTTCAGTGTATTTATCATAGAAACGTGACAAATTTACACCTTTACACACTAGGAaatgttgttttagtttgaacACAGACCAGAAGgacctgtgtttgttttcatgcaaatcGGGTATCCACTGAGTCCACTGAAAATTAAAACCAGAGGAGTAGGGACTTCAATGTTTCCTCTGGAAAATTTCACACATCATCATAAATCAAACTCAGCCATTGGCTATAACAATAATATCTGTAATTATAAGAAGGAAATTGGTTATTTTAATTCATaataattattgttgttgtaattaGATGTAAAACCTGAAAGAGGTGTGTAAGGTATTAATATGTTTCATAGCTATCTACGCTGTTAATTAAAGCTGTTGACTTTAGCTGCAGGTGCATCGAACGTGATCATCTGCTGAAGCTCATTTCCTTTGCACACAGAAGCAGATAGATTTAATAGCCTTGTGCCAACACATGATTTGTTTCCACCTCTAAACCTACTCAAGAGGCCCTGGGCTGTGTCTGAAACCGTCCCCTAACCCCTATAAAAGACCTTATATGGGGGTTAGACTTGGACTTGgagaaactttaatgatccacgagggaaattactttgtcacagtagcttcattgcacataagctctaaaaaacaacaagaaagacaaaataaaataagtcgattaaaataaaaaaaatatatatattatctagtaaataaaaaaacatttacagaattagcattagcattagcatgtctgtgatgctgaatgtcCAGGCTGCTGTAAACAATGAGAATTCCCCCATTGCTGGGTGAATAAAGGCGTGTCTTATCTTGTTATCTTGTCTTATTATggacaaatatacaaaagtaatGTCCGAGGTGATGCGGTTGTTTGGCCGGTTGCTTAGCAGCAGTGGTATGGATCACGTTACATGGTGTTTACTTTTCCTTGTCcgtcgctgagggagggatgtaaacgtCAGTGAGTGGGtcctgaagccgggcacagacgtaGCGTTTTGTAGTGGTGGCTGAAGCCTCAGTGGTCAAATTATTTGCCCTACATAGTTTTATTAGCTGTGGCCTCGTTTTCTTAAGTGGTTCCAGGCTGATGCACATCATTGCGAACTGAATATCTGTAGTATCGATACCGAGGATAGTATCGGCATTGGATCGATACCAgtgatcgatacttttgttgcagtttctcttctatacgtccagtaaattactcgtCATGGAGTTAATGCAGGTTCTCTCCAACTCTGTGCGgggcaggagcttctccatcctcacctgtagtaaaaggtggatatggacagaatTTGATACTCAGGTCGTAGTATCactgcagcatcacacagttgacACAGCTGGAGCTGATGCCAGTGTTGAAATGCATCATTACGCAGAGGAGAAGACGGTTGCACAagatgcagactcacttctttgGCGGAAATTGAATGAGTCAACATTTCCACCTCTGAGCAaatttttatattcattattactTTATTGCTTTTCTTCacttatttgctcaactgaGTTTCTATTCCATAGTCTccactgtgtgttgtgtttcttacaTTGTTATATTCATATGTTTGTTACATTGTTGATTTGTCTCATTTTGCACTAGTGATTATTTTTCCCAAAACAATTGTGTatagtattttatatttttattataaattatattgAAAGTAGTTAAAAGATTTATTGTTCTAAAATATTCATCCtctgttttatcataatcaacgaaaaggcaaaattacaaagttattcaatgatcatgacatttcaagttaaAAAGTGGTATCGATATTGGTATCGGCCCTGTAGtcacttggtatcggatcgataccaaaattcccagtatcgcccatgGTTGGCGTGGGTGGTCGTTGTAATTTGTGTCACTTTGCTGCTTGGCGcatatttgatttgataaatgTGATCCTGCCCAGTAACCCCCGTTTGTATAACATACACCAGTAATCCGATTACATGTTTTTTAATCATGGATTATGCCGCTGCACGTAATCCATTACTTCCCAACCCTGCCTGTAGGTTATTACCAGAGCTCACTGTTTAGTCACGGTGTGGGGAAAGAGCATCATTTGGTTAAGGTTCTGTGTTTGTACGTTGATAAGGATGTTTTACAACAATTAACCTGCGCACATGTGTGCATTAGTGTCAGGTTTACTACATGAACGCAACACTGACGCACTGTCGTTCTGTGCAGCCAAAGTGGTGGAGGACTTCAAATGTTACATTGAGCCCAACAAACTGAACTGTTCCTGGACCCCGGTCGACCCGTCTGTTGCCCTGAACGTCTCGTACAGGTGAGAACTAAAAGCTGCGCTTAAACTCGGGGGCGCGGACGGACGCACTCGAACTACACTGACCTACATTTAGGCCATAATTAATCACGCCACACCCTGGCGTGTTTGTGATACTTACAATAGACAGTGAATCTTCTTCACACTTCCTCGTTTTATCATGACAGGTACTGTGGGCATGATAAAATGAAGCAGTGTAGTACGTCTGACAGAGGAATGAGAAGCTGCCACCTGGACTATGACTTCTTGAAGGTGATCGCTGTGTGCGCGGAGACCGATGCCGGATTAACCACCTTTAAACCCAGACTAGGTTGGTTCTGCTCCGACTAGCGAATTATTAATAGTTCAGACACAATTGTGCAATTAAATACTAAacatcatcttcttttttttttttttttgtgtgatatCGCCTCAGTGATACCTGTGCCACCCTTGAGAATAAAAGTTGAAAGTTCGCAGTTGCAGTTGCAGTTTGACTTTCCACAAGTTGGATCCGGGTGCATTTGGAATTACGACGTCAACTACACAGAATGCGGTGAACAAAGAGTAAgttgttacattttttcattCAGCCACAACAACATTATTCCATAtatgatcattttttttgtgtgtttgtttgtgttattaacTATTAACTCTTTATTTCAGCCTTCCCGGACCTTCAAgcttgaaaaaaatgaaaccacacCGAAGACAATCCCCTATAAAGAAAGCTGCCGATATGACTTTAACTACACCGTCAAGTCCGTTTCCTACTGCCCGGATATCTTCGCCGACAGCAGTAAAACTGTGCATTACGGTAAATGTTCAACCAGTTTTAATATGTCAAATGCTTTGTGAGATATTCAGGACGTGTTGAACCTGACAACTGACAAACCAAAACTAAACTAGGACAAAATAGAGACTGTTGCATTCAGTAAAATAATTTTCAAATGCaacacacagtttttatttattagacCCCAGGTTCTTAttgcaaagaaaacaactctCAGCGGTccatgtatgttttggtcattggatttttaatttaaaaaaagtatatatatgaaataaataaatacaaatgtcaGATGAGCAAATAAGTGagtgaaataagaaaatacacGGACCATGAACTGCAGAACAACATGGATTAACATCCTGTCACAACTCTTctgtgtgttgtcatgttgcCTAACACTTTAGCTGAAgttaaaacaatagaaaaaacaaaagcaaccatTACTAaaccgtgaaaaaaaaaaaaaaaacaaactcaaagtaactttggaaaaaacaaataaataaatcaatcaaactGAAACTACTGTTATCCACCGATcaagcagaaacagacacaGCTTCCCTTTCAGCTCCTGCCAGTGTAAGCAACGCTCCAGAGATTTTCCTCTTCGCGATTTTCTGATTCCATATCTCCTACGAGCTTAATGTGTTTGCGGTTTTctcccttcttcctccaccCTTTCCCTCGTCTTCCTTAATGCAGCCCTATCAACAGGCAGGAATATAAATGTGAGGAGATCTGCACAGAAAGTTATAACAATGTATTGAATCTGATGTTGTCTCTGCAAATCcaattaatttatatatatatatatatatatatatatatatatatatatatatatatacatatatatatatataaggatgCAGCATGACCTGGATACTAGAATACTTTAAAACACTTTACGTATTCTTAAAGCCTTGTAAACATTATAATGTGGTGTGGAAATACGAAGCGTGCACCACTGAACTCTGCTAACAGGGTCCACTGCCCCCAGTTAAATACAGTTATGAAGTAATTCACAGAATTCACATGTTGCAATCCTGTCAGTTGATTCTAGCGAGCAGGAGCGCCCCCTGCAGGTTCAGTACGAGCTGGGCGGcttttgagatttttttattttatttatttatttatttatttatttattttttttaaacaagtgtCTTAAAAAGCTGAATAAGACTTGTCTGTCGTTCATCACAGGAACTAACATCCCTCCTGACGAGACTCTGACCGTGGTCGCCATTATTCTCCCTATTATTCTGTGTGCCTGCGTCATCCTGTCCTGCTACTGCGTCAGGAGGTATGCACTGgaaagtaaatgtgtgtgtgtgtgtgtgtgtgtgtgtctcacctcTACGCTGGTTGTcaaaaacattaggtacagtCCTGTACCGAATCACCCTTCGTGGTTGCTATAAATCAGGGGTCTTTTAACGTCTTTTCAGGCCGAGCGCCTCAAACTgacggagagattaagtagggatgtGTCTCCTGTATTAACCCTGTTAAATGAAGGCGATTGTTCAAATGTATGATGCTGTGACGCCGCTAAACCTGATTTATTGGTACAGAAACGTGTGTTTGTTCAATggtggtgcaaaaaaaaaacaaaaaacaaaaacacagttgtaTTGGCAGCTCTcgttgttattttaaacaaatgccaaATACCACAACCTCCGTGAAGCGTAAGGTTTGGTGCAGGGCTGTTATTAGAAGGCcttacttttctttctctcggTTTCGGCATCAAATGTCGGAGTCTGTTTCATTCAGCCGCCGCGACGCCCTGACCCTGGATCTGTTTTGCATGAATCCAGCTCGGCTTTCGAGGCGGAAACTCGTTCGGTTTCTGACAGCACGCCGACAAAAGCTGGGCAGCGCTGAGCCTCGCTGACCTTTTATTGTTTGACGCTACATGAGGAAAGTGATAGAAAGCTTGTCGTCGGGATCAACGCGGGATGATTCATTATTTGATCCGCAAACACTATGTTGATGTGTGTGACGAGTCGTGTATCAACCTGTCCTGCCCTTAGGGCAAGGGCTGGCTGGAAACGGTCACACGCAAGTTTATGACGAAAGGTATTTGCTTGTGGAATTACAGGAGGCGGAGAAGTGTGTGACAACAGATgaatgtggaataaataaattttaaaaaacagtgtaatggaaacacctacaccCAGATATGGGTAAAATATTTTCTACGCTctcactggagatgacgcaggaggtcatgtgaccgtCCCGcctgatgagaatttaagagaattgtgtGATATCGGCGAGACGAGACGTCACGAGAGTTACGGCTCATTCAAAAACGCaactttaaatggaaacatttattatttcgaaatatggtttttattttatggaaaaactgtaatggagaCACGGCTGGTGAGCTTTTCAACTCTAGTCTAGTGAGGAGCAACAAGCACGTtcctgtatttattcatgtttttaaaacGAAACAAACACCCTGTGAAAAGTAGCTTGTGCCATCGATCagttaacatttcttttattgttccACCTGCTCGTTTTATCTATAAAATCTTGATGGGACATTTTTTCCCTGCACACGATGACGCACTGTCGTCAACGTGACAGAGAAGAGTGTGGCACATGACAAATGAAAGGCTCTAATTCATTgggcttcaacagggggtccgtgacccctagggggtccgcggagctactgcaggggggttgcgcaaattatcttttttttttttaattgactcCCACAAACTTAAAGAgactattcagtccccaggtgaaatcccatgtatgtacgtatgttcatgtttacagcactcacctactgttgcacatgtttgaaaaaaacaaacaaaaaaaatgaatttttgaACGCGTGCAAGGTTCGAATAGCTTAATAATTAATGCaatatgataataatcatgtgcatttataaatagcaccaggctgaGTTTGTAGAAAACGTTGGAAAACCCTGCACTAGTTGTTAAAAATGTTACTCTGTACGACAAAATAAAGCAGCTcgtgaacaaataaatacatataaaataaaaccgaaagaaagaagaaagtccCAACACTAAAATACCTTTGTTTGGTTAATTGGAGAAGTTACATTTGTCGAGGCTGCCCTTGAGGTTTGCTGTAGTACAGGTGATATGAGTCTGTTCACACTGGAAAccgtttaaaaaagaaaataacataaatgtgGAAGGAAAATTAATATATTACTTGCAGGATacgatatttattttattttacaagagcATCTGGCCCTCACAGGGTCTGCCCAGAATAATTCTGGCCCCTGACGTACAGGGTTCAAGATGAAGGTAGCACACAGGACGAGCCCAAGACTAGATGCTAACGCTGGACCCCCTGGACCAACAGGAGGAGTCTGAAGGAGGGAACTTTAGGGACCCTGGGCTGCGTTGAAAGCAAACAGACCCTTGGAGAAGAGCGGCGATGTTTAAACCGAGAATAGTTTTGACAGTGTAGTAAAGTAGACGTGATAAAGATATtggagcagcagaaagagacTAGAGAGGCTCCTTATTAGAATGTCGCCTGACCTTCATATAAACACACTGCGCTCCTGTTCTTTGAGTCACAGTTTGTGTCCGATAATTGACTGATAATGATAATTCAATTTCACATCAGTGAACATGCAAATACGTGCCTGGGACCTGGCGTTTTTTAAACTGTCCACATCCCTCTTGTGTAAGCTGTTCTCGAACCACAACCTGTGATGAAGTTGCGCTAGCGCGTCTCAAGCTTCGATTCAGGTCGAGCGCACAGAAATTTCCCCCCCCCTCTTCCATTTTGTTTAGTCAAACGTTATGCCTGAACCGCTGTGTACAGCGAATGTCAAATATCCAAGAGGAGTAAACTAAAcacagttacatttctgagcAGAAGAGGGCTGTAAAATAAGCTCCAAGCCAACGCGGCGATGTGACCGACATAGTGACGTGATGGTTTTTTCCACAGCCCAGCGAGATCCCCGTCTAAAATAAACAGCCTGCCCGTTTGAAAAGTGGAAACACTTGGTGCCTGTGACCGACTTGTCATGCTGCTGTTTCGCTTCTGTTTACAGGCACAGTGCCATCTTTTGTCCCGTCATACCAGACCCTTCCACCATATTCAAGGAAATGATGAATGGAAACAGAGACCTTAAGGTAGGTTTATTTTAAgagaaattcaaaaaaatatccATGCGATACACACCTGCTTTATCAGTCTCCTGAaacactgtttgttttatttattttcagcctcCAGGGAATCTGTACTTGCCGGTGCCAGAACCCATCGAAAAGTGCAGCGTCGCTCTTGTATCTGAAGGAGCGAACGGCCAGAAAAACTCCTGACATGTCCTGGTTCCACGGTGAAGCCTGCAGGACAGATGGACTTCCACTCTGGGCAAACGCATCAGGAACATTTACGGACGGACGGAAAAGCTGTGTTTCACTGACCCCTAGTGGTCGAAGTGAGAAGTGCGCTGAaaattgcaaaacaaaacagaaagctTTTTGTCCGCTCCAAGTTGCTCTTCGAGGCGGTGCTGACGCCACGGTCaggattaaaagaaatgcactGAATAATTCAGAATATCTGGAGCTACCTTGAAAACTTTGGACCTTGAATTGCAAACCGGACGAGAAGGCGCTGTGCGCGTGACCGGCCGGTTGAGTGACGAGGAGGGGTTCAGGATGTGCGTTTGATAAATGGACAAACAGAAACTGTGTTACCAGTCAAGAGATTTGGTAAATCCCTGGACATCTGCTGTTCGttaatgagaaataaacttATGAAGCTGTGGGAGCGAAAGCCAAAGCAAATACTTCGCAGCAACGCTGCACCACTCCCACCACTCATTTTCTCTGGAGAAATTCTGAATATCTCATCTTTAAACGAAGCCTCGTTTAATTTTCCTCTGTTAAGGCATCATTAAAGCATGTAAGAGGGACCTAaggttttattgtcattgtacaagAACTTGCAAAGAAAATAAGGGTTCTACTAATATCCCATCGGTAGAAGTGACCAAAGGCAGACCACATACCATCTTAAGGTGTCAGCAAATGAGAATCAGAATATTTACTGGTCTGCATGGACTTTGACATGACGTATTCTGGACACAAATATCTTGCACAATTTGGATGGAAGTAAAGGGGCTTTCTTACAAGACTCGGTGTATATTTCATGTCTGATTTAAAGTCTTGTGTGTGAAACTTTCATCCTTCCTGGAAACAGAACGGTGATGGGAACTGTGTGAGCATCTGAGtgtatattaaaatgtttattaaactTATTTCAccatgatgattttttttttttttttttttttagaaaaaaataatgatttgaatcctctgtttgctttaaatgtatcaacacaacaaaaaccaaCGTCATTGAGAATAAGAGGTCAgacatatgtggacattaagtagaaaataaatatataaatatgcagtGATGCAACAAATAACATCAACAATAGCATCAAAACTTGGCGTAAGCACCCACCACAcagaactaaataaaataaaactaaatcattCATGTGATGGAGGATACACTAATACAAAAGTAGACAAAATGTTTGGTCCCATTAAAGGAAGATGAACCCACTAAAATAACTTGAACCTTGAAAAGTAGTAATAAATAGaaatttactgaaaattaacTAATGGAAATCAGACTTTTAAATTACGATTTAAcataacaatttaaaaactaataatgaaactagcctgcacaaaaaaatgatGGTACCTGTAACTTAGCATTTTGTTGCACAGTCAAATATTTTCTGTGACTCTCAAGAGACTTCTGCTCCtatttgtatgtgtttgcaaTCAAACTGTTCCAGCTGTTTCTGATTTGAAAGGTTCCTTCTCCTGAGTGCGTCCTCCAACAGATGTTGGACGGGATTTAGGTCAGGACTCGTGCAAACCTGCTTCAGAATAGCCCAGTGTCTTGTTCTTGGCCATTCTTGGGTTGTTTTTTAGCTGTATTTAGTCACCTGCAGCTGAGACCAAGCTTGGTGTTACTGGGTAGCGCCCCCTGTGCCTCACGCCCCAAAACACAACCGAGCCTCCCCCATGTTTCCAAAGAACATTCTCTCAGAAGCTTGTAGACTTGTAGTCTTTTACGGTTTCCTTTCAACAATGGCCGTGGTCTTTGGCCGTGTCCCACGTTTCCACGTTTacttcctcccttctctttaATTTCTCACCCATCCTCACCCAGAGAGGTTGGCTACAGTCCAGTGGACCTTAAACGTCTGAATAACATGAGCAGCTGTAGCCGCGGGAACATCAAGCTGCTCAGAGATGGTTTTACAGCAGCCTTTACCTTTAACACGCTAACCTATCATTTTCTCTGACTCTCTCCTAACACTTGCTAATTACTCATTTTTATGGGTACCATCATTTTTGTCCATGACAgtttcattattgttattattattttaattatcctGTTGAACCACAATTCAAAAGCAATGtctgatttaattaattttcagtatttttttttaaatttattattacttttgtcactttcaAGTTATTAAAGTGACCACTGGTTAGTACGAGCAATTCATTAAAAGCCTATAGTGACATATGGTTCATTGAGACACTTCGGTAGATTCAAAGAGACAGTTCATGCTTTTCTTGTAGTCGTTTTTCAAATATGTATTTGTTGGGACCTGAACATTACGCAGCATTTTGCAGTGTGGCACAAGCCTAGTCGTTGAGGTGTGCAAATGGTGAAAATGGTGCAAGAAAGACCGCAGATTACAGTGCGATACAGACTTGAAGGggatgtgtgtttatttttttttttaaagtgacacTCTGGCTGGAagtctgtggaggaggagctgcacgAATTCTAAGGAATGTTTGAATAACGTCAACCACCCCAAAAACAATTCCAGCTTAAGCGTAATGTGCGTGTTATAACAAGATAACAAGACCAGTGtccattttaaatgtgaccTGGTTGTCATATCGATCTATGCCgtgtttacaacaaaaaaaaaacgaggcacCGTGCCAACATAAGTTTCTATTACAGGAAGTGTGACTTTGGTCCAGTACTTCCCGTCAGGAATACCTGCCCCCTTTCGCACAACAACAGCATTCCTCTCTTTGACTTTGTGTAAAACCCCGCTTTAAAGACCCCCCTTTTAAAACGGTGCCATTAAAGGGAGCTGTGCGTGGTCACCCTTAAACAGTACAGTGTATGgcagcccccaccaccaccaccacccaaccCCGTGGGGTGAGCCGACGTTGCGTGTTCAGCGCGTCTTCCTGAGAAAATAAGGAAGCTCTCCTCCCACTTCTTTCCGACCTCCAGTCGCTTGTCTCTCGCCCTTCGAAAGGAAACGAAAGCACGCAGAGctcgtttttcttccttttttacaAACTACTACTCGCCTGGGCACGAACGGTCTCTTTCTcggttttttcccctctccctgTCACCACAAGACGAAATagtaatttaaaaggaaaagaaaaggaggagaaaaagaagacgaTGAACTTGATGTTTTTAAGTTTGGACTTGCTCGTTGTGAGCTGCCTGTTTGTAACAGTGGAACCCATCACaggtgagactttttttttagtgttgtgAAGGTATTTACCGTCTTTACTTACGTCGTTGTTGTAGTAAAGTGTCTTTTACGACTTTTACCGTGGAAATAGtccatcgttttttttttgtttttttgttttttttttttttttttataccacgGATctaactttttttctgttttaccaTGGATGTAGTCTTTTTTTATTCGTTTTTCCATGGATTTAGCCTACGTGACTCGGTCTCCCAGTTGTGACGTCATGGTTTTCGTGCGTGAGccgcattttttttatttattttttttggctcagGAAGGAAAAGTTTTCGGGTGGGAATGTTTAATTTGGATGTGTTTCTATCCCTACAACAACAATAACGAAACGTAGCCGTTCCCGAGCTTTTaccgttttttttctttttaaaggtaCTGATATGGTTTTCAGATCCTCCCCAAAGGTGATGTGAGGTGATGCCGTTGTGTTGGTTTTCCTGTCTGCAAAGGGCTCAGGGGAATGTGTTAATAATCTAAAGCAGGGCTGTCGGATCGGTACCAAAGAATAATGAACTCTAAGAaaaactccagactttttccatttgttttagtgcaaagaagaacaagtaaattaggagaatgtttacatttaataaagtatcctatttaaaaaaaaaaaaaggtcctatAGGTGAagtttgggcacattgctgccagctgtttagtcctgggtctcagaaacgtgttctgtccacttctcagACTAAAACAGTCTAATTTTTGTACTTTGCAAATTGACACCATGGACCAGATTGGACCCAGTGGggcctgtttttctgtctgcaggccatatgtttgacacctgagATATAAAGGAAGATAATTTAAATTATGACAAGGAAGGTTAATTTGCCTGGTTACATTTATGACCCTTAAAATAGGGACATACGAAcagaaaagaatagaatagaatagaaaagaacaccctttattgtcattatacagtgtacaatgAGATATCACAGCTTGTCCTTTCAGTatgtacaaaatagtgcaaggaatgtattatttacaagatttacaagctaaaatgctaatactaaaaaaataaataaataaaataaaatatacaaaattgCAAAAGTATATATCGTTTTGGTAAACAGGTATTGCACAAGGTTTGTCGAATAAGATGTGTTTCGTAAACTCCTGGGTGTGTTATTCTCCACTTTAAGCCCATGTTGACTTTAAAGCATAAACTTGAATGTGTTAACggctaaaataacacaaaaaatatcACGGCAGATTTTTCCGATTAATCTATAAATTATTTTCCGCGATTAATCTTTTGACTATTTGCCAACTATTAGTCACATAATCCTTTGGTACTGCGCTAAATAGTTAACATGTCTTCCTCTCTTAGACTGAACAGAATCAGAAAACATTGTAAAACGGCGTTTTAAGTTCAGAATTAAACTCCAGTAGAATTATACAAAGAAAAGATTACGTGTATGAACTAAGAGGCTGATCTGTTCCCATAGTAGTCCATTCACTTCATACATTAAACATTGGTCAACATGTTTCATTTCGACCAAGGGTCTTCAATgcttttcaggtcaaggacctccaaactgatggagagattaagtagggacccccgcCCTATGTATACAGGGCTTGACATGTTTACGTTAGTAGCCACTCGACATTTTCACTAGACGCATTTTTGTTGGTGGTGAATTATGTTCCTCATTGCAGCGTTTGTTTGAGTCCTGTCCCTATCTGATACAGATGCAAAAGCCCcaaagaatattttttaaaaaaaacttatgttttaaatgtaaatgaacctcagacacacatacaacaaacatacatacatatatatatatataaaaaatgtctaatcaaccaaagattttgcagaccccctgttgaagacctatgatttacaGTGTGGCACTGCCCTAACCCGTGCTTAaataactgtgctaaatgtggtaAATGCACTTTACAATCTTgggaaaataaacagataatgGG harbors:
- the LOC124995514 gene encoding interleukin-13 receptor subunit alpha-1-like encodes the protein MTVTREFFVLFCATIITFALRCAAAYQLPEPVNPSYKWIDPFQVNVTWEWKKPHHLPKNCSMSFIVSLQTKDKPKNTLTTNKFYTQEFYTEEFGSGQWNFTIKKQACDGWTESKSTPITIKTRKPHAKVVEDFKCYIEPNKLNCSWTPVDPSVALNVSYRYCGHDKMKQCSTSDRGMRSCHLDYDFLKVIAVCAETDAGLTTFKPRLVIPVPPLRIKVESSQLQLQFDFPQVGSGCIWNYDVNYTECGEQRPSRTFKLEKNETTPKTIPYKESCRYDFNYTVKSVSYCPDIFADSSKTVHYGTNIPPDETLTVVAIILPIILCACVILSCYCVRRHSAIFCPVIPDPSTIFKEMMNGNRDLKPPGNLYLPVPEPIEKCSVALVSEGANGQKNS